A window of the Xenopus laevis strain J_2021 chromosome 9_10L, Xenopus_laevis_v10.1, whole genome shotgun sequence genome harbors these coding sequences:
- the myl9.L gene encoding myosin light chain 9 L homeolog isoform X1 — protein sequence MSSKKTKAKTTKKRPQRATSNVFAMFDQSQIQEFKEAFNMIDQNRDGFIDKEDLHDMLASMGKNPTDEYLDGMMSEAPGPINFTMFLTMFGEKLNGTDPEDVIRNAFACFDEEASGFINEDHLRELLTTMGDRFTDEEVDEMFREAPIDKKGNFNYVEFTRILKHGAKDKDD from the exons ATGTCCAGCAAGAAGACAAAAGCCAAGACTACCAAGAAGCGTCCACAGAGGGCGACTTCCAATGTATTCGCTATGTTTGACCAGTCCCAAATACAGGAGTTTAAGGAAGCCTTCAACATGATTGACCAGAATCGAGACGGCTTTATTGACAAGGAAGATCTGCACGACATGCTGGCCTCTATGG GTAAAAACCCCACTGATGAATATTTGGATGGAATGATGAGCGAGGCCCCAGGACCCATCAACTTCACTATGTTCCTGACAATGTTTGGAGAGAAACTGAATGGCACAGACCCTGAGGATGTCATCAGAAATGCCTTTGCCTGTTTTGATGAGGAGGCTTCAg GATTCATCAATGAAGACCACTTACGAGAGCTCCTCACTACGATGGGAGACCGCTTCACAGATGAGGAGGTGGATGAGATGTTCAGAGAGGCCCCAATTGACAAGAAAGGCAACTTCAACTACGTGGAATTCACCCGCATCCTGAAACATGGAGCCAAGGATAAAGACGACTAG